The Streptomyces tendae genome has a window encoding:
- a CDS encoding histidine phosphatase family protein, protein MAPRILLARHGQTAWSLSGKHTGRTDVPLLEEGRQGAKLLGERLHRAPNDGLPDVEVRTSPLSRARETCELAGFGDRARNWDALLEWDYGAYEGMTPAEIQAVRPGWLIWRDGVPEGETLAEVTARADEVVAWARSADRDVLVFAHGHVLRSIGARWLGLPLDFAARIRLNPTSLSVLGWAYGEPALESWNDVGHLVP, encoded by the coding sequence ATGGCACCGCGCATCCTGCTGGCCCGGCACGGACAGACCGCGTGGTCGCTGTCCGGCAAGCACACCGGCCGGACGGACGTGCCGCTGCTGGAGGAGGGCCGGCAGGGGGCCAAGCTGCTGGGCGAGCGCCTGCACCGGGCGCCGAACGACGGGCTGCCGGACGTCGAGGTGCGCACCAGCCCGCTGTCCCGCGCGCGGGAGACCTGCGAGCTGGCCGGCTTCGGCGACCGCGCCCGGAACTGGGACGCGCTGCTGGAGTGGGACTACGGGGCGTACGAGGGGATGACGCCCGCGGAGATTCAGGCGGTGCGTCCGGGCTGGCTGATCTGGCGCGACGGCGTCCCCGAGGGCGAGACGCTCGCCGAGGTCACGGCCCGCGCGGACGAGGTGGTCGCCTGGGCGCGCTCCGCCGACCGGGACGTGCTGGTCTTCGCCCACGGCCACGTCCTGCGCTCCATCGGCGCGCGCTGGCTGGGGCTGCCGCTCGACTTCGCGGCCCGCATCCGCCTGAACCCGACGTCCCTGTCGGTCCTGGGCTGGGCCTACGGCGAACCGGCCCTGGAGAGCTGGAACGACGTGGGGCACCTCGTCCCCTGA
- a CDS encoding phosphatase PAP2 family protein: MPHTETPGTEAVPATRLRWWTELPLILLVYACYSAGRLVVRGDVADAVDHGLALLRVEKALYLNAEHPLNRLFTREPWIGIPADFWYASLHYLVTPAVLIWLFRSHAVRYRAARTWLMTSTFIGLIGFTLLPTCPPRLLDASHGFVDTMAYYSSWGWWGGEASAPRGLGGMTNQYAAMPSLHVGWALWCGVILWKYGRGRWTRTAAVVYPLVTTIVVMGTANHYFLDALAGAAVMGAGLLLAPHVTRVADLVKARYLPASVSVPVASSDTDATIVSAGCQTSAGERIPRQRHPESRYGAGAEPGASPTDAGEGAPAAAR, translated from the coding sequence ATGCCGCACACCGAGACACCGGGCACCGAGGCGGTCCCGGCGACCCGGCTGCGCTGGTGGACCGAGCTGCCGCTCATCCTCCTGGTGTACGCCTGCTACTCCGCGGGACGGCTGGTCGTCCGGGGTGACGTCGCCGACGCCGTGGACCACGGGCTGGCGCTGCTGCGCGTCGAGAAGGCGCTGTACCTGAACGCCGAGCACCCGCTGAACCGGCTGTTCACCCGCGAACCGTGGATCGGCATACCCGCCGACTTCTGGTACGCCTCCCTGCACTACCTGGTGACCCCGGCGGTGCTCATCTGGCTGTTCCGCTCCCACGCGGTGCGCTACCGCGCCGCCCGGACCTGGCTGATGACGTCGACCTTCATCGGTCTGATCGGCTTCACCCTGCTGCCCACCTGCCCGCCCCGGCTGCTCGACGCGAGCCACGGGTTCGTGGACACGATGGCGTACTACAGCTCCTGGGGCTGGTGGGGCGGCGAGGCGAGCGCCCCGCGCGGTCTCGGCGGCATGACCAACCAGTACGCGGCGATGCCCAGCCTGCACGTGGGATGGGCGCTGTGGTGCGGGGTGATCCTCTGGAAGTACGGGCGCGGGCGCTGGACGAGAACGGCCGCGGTGGTCTATCCGCTGGTGACCACGATCGTGGTGATGGGCACCGCCAACCACTACTTCCTCGACGCGCTGGCGGGCGCCGCCGTGATGGGCGCCGGCCTGCTGCTCGCCCCGCACGTGACCCGGGTCGCCGACCTGGTGAAGGCGCGCTACCTGCCCGCGTCCGTGTCCGTCCCGGTGGCCTCCTCCGACACGGATGCCACGATTGTCAGTGCCGGATGCCAGACTTCCGCGGGTGAGCGAATTCCACGGCAGCGGCATCCCGAGTCGCGGTACGGAGCAGGAGCCGAACCGGGTGCCTCCCCCACGGACGCGGGAGAAGGGGCTCCGGCAGCGGCTCGCTGA
- a CDS encoding AAA domain-containing protein, translated as MTAPVEETAFDPGSAAARATDAILHDTLHGSARGVVVDSPPGAGKSTLVVRAALELAEAGRPLMVVAQTNAQVDDLVLRLAEKNPDLPVGRLHSSDTDPYDKALDALDQVRTSAKAADLAGLPVVLSTAAKWAHVKNVEPWRHAIVDEAYQMRSDALLAVAGLFERALFVGDPGQLDPFSIVGAEQWAGLSYDPSGSAVTTLLAHNPDLPQHRLPVSWRLPASAAPLVSDAFYPFTPFRSGTDHGDRALTLAVPSDGSGPDLVIDEAAESGWGLLELPARHTPRTDPEAVGAVALVVRRLLDRGGAAVSERSPDPTPLTADRVAVGTAHRDQAAAIRSALADLGVSDVTVDTANRLQGREYDVTVVLHPLSGRPDATAFHLETGRLCVLASRHRHACIVVCREGVTDLLDDYPSTEPVQLGTLVKFPDGWEANHAVLSHLAEHRVRWQP; from the coding sequence GTGACCGCCCCTGTCGAGGAGACGGCGTTCGACCCCGGCTCCGCGGCCGCCCGTGCCACGGACGCGATCCTCCACGACACACTCCACGGCTCCGCGCGCGGTGTCGTCGTCGACTCCCCGCCCGGCGCCGGCAAGTCCACGCTGGTGGTGCGCGCGGCGCTGGAGCTGGCCGAGGCGGGCCGCCCGCTGATGGTGGTCGCGCAGACGAACGCGCAGGTGGACGACCTGGTGCTGCGCCTCGCCGAGAAGAATCCCGACCTGCCGGTGGGCCGCCTGCACAGCAGCGACACCGACCCGTACGACAAGGCGCTGGACGCCCTGGACCAGGTCCGCACGTCGGCGAAGGCGGCCGACCTCGCCGGGCTGCCGGTGGTGCTGTCGACGGCGGCGAAGTGGGCGCACGTGAAGAACGTGGAGCCGTGGCGGCACGCGATCGTCGACGAGGCGTACCAGATGCGCTCGGACGCGCTGCTCGCCGTGGCCGGGCTGTTCGAGCGGGCGTTGTTCGTGGGTGACCCGGGCCAGCTGGACCCGTTCTCGATCGTGGGCGCCGAGCAGTGGGCGGGCCTGTCGTACGACCCGTCGGGCTCGGCGGTCACGACGCTGCTCGCGCACAACCCGGACCTGCCGCAGCACCGGCTGCCGGTGTCCTGGCGGCTGCCCGCCTCGGCGGCGCCGCTGGTGTCGGACGCGTTCTACCCGTTCACGCCGTTCCGCAGCGGCACGGACCACGGCGACCGCGCCCTGACGCTCGCCGTCCCGTCGGACGGCTCGGGCCCCGACCTGGTGATCGACGAGGCCGCCGAGTCCGGCTGGGGCCTGCTGGAGCTGCCCGCCCGGCACACCCCGCGCACCGACCCGGAGGCGGTGGGGGCGGTCGCCCTGGTGGTCCGCCGCCTTCTGGACCGGGGTGGCGCGGCGGTCTCCGAGCGCTCCCCCGATCCGACCCCGCTCACGGCGGACCGCGTCGCCGTCGGCACAGCCCACCGCGACCAGGCGGCGGCGATCCGCTCGGCGCTGGCGGACCTGGGCGTGAGCGACGTGACCGTCGACACGGCGAACCGGCTCCAGGGCCGTGAGTACGACGTGACGGTCGTCCTCCACCCGCTGTCCGGCCGCCCCGACGCCACGGCCTTCCACCTGGAGACGGGCCGCCTCTGCGTCCTCGCCTCCCGCCACCGCCACGCCTGCATCGTGGTCTGCCGCGAGGGCGTGACGGACCTCCTGGACGACTACCCGTCCACGGAACCGGTCCAGCTCGGAACGCTCGTGAAGTTCCCGGACGGCTGGGAGGCCAACCACGCGGTGCTGTCGCATCTGGCGGAACACAGGGTGCGCTGGCAGCCGTAG
- a CDS encoding LLM class flavin-dependent oxidoreductase, with protein MTADDEIRGTALGSAPVPLSVLDLVTVGTGRTASDALRTSVELAKLGEARGYHRYWVAEHHSMPGVASSSPAVILAHLAAYTERIRLGSGGVMLPNHAPLVIAEQFGTLEAMAPGRVDLGLGRAPGTDGATAAALRRTDRLNEGADDFPQQLAELTRFLDDDFPDGHPYRRIHAVPGPVQATSPGGVQSPHRPPLWLLGSSGFSARLAGMLGLPFAFAHHFSAQNTVPALDLYRESFRPSEVLDAPYALIGVAALATDDEKEARRQVLAAALNMVRLRTGRPGLVPTPEEAEAYDFSPMEREFVESWNANVIHGTADEVRAGLDDLQKRTGADELMLTANAHGGDVRVRSYELIADAYGLPTPA; from the coding sequence GTGACCGCAGACGACGAGATCAGGGGTACCGCCCTCGGCTCCGCCCCCGTTCCCCTTTCCGTGCTCGACCTGGTCACGGTCGGGACCGGGCGGACCGCGTCCGACGCGCTGCGGACCAGCGTGGAGCTGGCGAAGCTCGGCGAGGCACGCGGGTACCACCGGTACTGGGTGGCCGAGCACCACTCCATGCCGGGTGTGGCCTCCTCCTCGCCCGCCGTGATCCTCGCGCACCTGGCCGCGTACACGGAGCGGATCCGGCTCGGGTCGGGCGGGGTCATGCTGCCCAACCACGCGCCCCTCGTCATCGCCGAGCAGTTCGGCACGCTGGAGGCCATGGCGCCGGGACGGGTCGACCTGGGTCTCGGGCGGGCGCCCGGCACCGACGGGGCGACCGCCGCCGCCCTGCGCCGCACCGACCGGCTGAACGAGGGCGCCGACGACTTCCCGCAGCAGCTCGCCGAGCTGACCCGCTTCCTGGACGACGACTTCCCCGACGGGCACCCCTACCGGCGGATCCACGCCGTGCCCGGCCCGGTGCAGGCCACCTCGCCCGGCGGGGTGCAGTCCCCGCACCGGCCGCCCCTCTGGCTGCTCGGCTCCTCCGGGTTCAGTGCCCGGCTGGCCGGCATGCTCGGACTGCCGTTCGCCTTCGCCCACCACTTCTCCGCGCAGAACACCGTTCCGGCGCTGGACCTGTACCGGGAGAGCTTCCGGCCGAGCGAGGTGCTGGACGCGCCGTACGCGCTGATCGGCGTCGCGGCGCTCGCCACGGACGACGAGAAGGAGGCCCGCCGCCAGGTGCTGGCCGCCGCGCTGAACATGGTGCGGCTGCGCACCGGCCGCCCGGGGCTGGTGCCCACGCCCGAGGAGGCGGAGGCGTACGACTTCAGCCCGATGGAGCGGGAGTTCGTGGAGTCCTGGAACGCCAACGTCATCCACGGCACCGCGGACGAGGTCCGGGCGGGCCTCGACGACCTGCAGAAGCGCACCGGCGCGGACGAGCTGATGCTCACCGCCAACGCGCACGGCGGTGACGTCCGGGTGCGCTCGTACGAACTGATCGCCGACGCCTACGGGTTGCCGACGCCCGCCTGA
- a CDS encoding putative bifunctional diguanylate cyclase/phosphodiesterase: protein MSGTSEGPTPATELNRPVVTESEILTSPGAETLGAEPPDPRTPAPPSYRSVFTAAPLAMAVVDREGTVTGANAALAELLGRDQDTLTGAVAADLVDLGSDARTWHAYRELLRGRRARLRCTRRLKHPEGHALWVRVTVAPLPPDDGGVLLSVADISDHHALQSRLRHLREHDPVTRLPNRTLFLERLTTALEAESYAESGTGRIGLCYLDLDGFKAVNDTLGHRVGDQLLAAVAERLTRCAQETGRTRAGIPLVARLGGDEFALLVEDSTGTEQLADLAESLLDAIQAPFDLAGRRLSVSASIGVVERHAAGTTPTALMQAADTTLYWAKADGKSRWTLFDPERNATRVTRQALASTLRPAIDRGEFALEYQPLVGMEDDRVHGVEALIRWNHPRFGTLTPNRFISLAEEDGSIVPLGRWVLRTACRQARAWQTEHPDGPPIFVSVNVAVRQVWDSDLVADVADTLEETGLPPHLLQLELTESAVMGSSGRPLQTLKALSDMGVRIAIDDFGTGYSNLAYLSRLPVSVLKLDGSFVRGFQIEDRTAKASPADEVIVEAMVQLAHRLGLTVTAECVETSAQATRLRRIGCDTGQGWLYSRPVPPDRISELLGTPDVQAGVGNP from the coding sequence GTGAGCGGAACGTCCGAAGGGCCGACGCCCGCGACTGAGCTCAACCGGCCGGTCGTCACAGAGAGTGAAATCCTGACGTCCCCCGGTGCCGAGACCCTCGGCGCCGAGCCCCCCGACCCGCGCACACCCGCGCCCCCGTCCTACCGCTCCGTCTTCACCGCCGCCCCGCTCGCCATGGCCGTCGTCGACCGCGAGGGCACGGTCACCGGAGCCAACGCCGCCCTCGCCGAGCTGCTGGGCCGCGACCAGGACACCCTCACCGGCGCCGTCGCCGCCGACCTGGTGGACCTCGGCTCCGACGCCCGCACCTGGCACGCCTACCGCGAACTGCTGCGCGGCCGCCGCGCCCGCCTGCGCTGCACCCGCCGGCTCAAGCATCCCGAGGGGCACGCGCTGTGGGTGCGGGTCACCGTCGCCCCGCTGCCCCCCGACGACGGCGGCGTGCTGCTGTCCGTCGCCGACATCAGCGACCACCACGCACTCCAGTCCCGGCTGCGGCACCTGCGCGAGCACGACCCGGTGACCCGGCTGCCCAACCGCACCCTGTTCCTCGAACGCCTCACCACCGCCCTGGAGGCGGAGTCGTACGCGGAGAGCGGCACCGGCCGGATCGGGCTGTGCTACCTCGACCTGGACGGCTTCAAGGCTGTCAACGACACCCTCGGCCACCGCGTGGGCGACCAGCTGCTGGCCGCCGTCGCCGAACGGCTCACCCGGTGCGCGCAGGAGACGGGCCGCACCCGGGCCGGCATCCCGCTGGTCGCCCGGCTCGGCGGCGACGAGTTCGCCCTGCTCGTCGAGGACTCCACCGGCACCGAACAGCTCGCCGACCTCGCCGAGTCACTGCTCGACGCCATCCAGGCCCCGTTCGACCTGGCCGGCCGGCGCCTGTCGGTCTCCGCCTCGATCGGTGTGGTCGAGCGGCACGCCGCAGGCACCACCCCGACCGCGCTGATGCAGGCCGCGGACACCACGCTGTACTGGGCGAAGGCGGACGGCAAGAGCCGCTGGACGCTGTTCGACCCGGAGCGCAACGCCACCCGGGTGACCCGCCAGGCCCTCGCCTCCACCCTCCGGCCGGCCATCGACCGGGGCGAGTTCGCGCTGGAGTACCAGCCGCTCGTGGGCATGGAGGACGACCGGGTGCACGGCGTCGAGGCGCTGATCCGCTGGAACCACCCCCGCTTCGGCACGCTGACGCCGAATCGGTTCATCTCCCTGGCGGAGGAGGACGGTTCGATCGTGCCGCTCGGCCGCTGGGTGCTGCGCACCGCCTGCCGGCAGGCGCGCGCGTGGCAGACCGAGCACCCGGACGGGCCGCCGATCTTCGTCAGCGTGAACGTGGCGGTCCGCCAGGTGTGGGACTCCGACCTGGTGGCGGACGTCGCCGACACCCTGGAGGAGACAGGGCTGCCCCCGCACCTGCTCCAGCTGGAGCTGACCGAGTCGGCGGTGATGGGCTCCTCCGGCCGGCCCCTGCAGACCCTGAAGGCGCTCAGCGACATGGGCGTCCGCATCGCCATCGACGACTTCGGCACCGGCTACTCCAACCTCGCCTACCTCAGCAGGCTGCCGGTGTCGGTGCTCAAGCTCGACGGCTCCTTCGTACGGGGCTTCCAGATCGAGGACCGCACGGCGAAGGCCAGCCCCGCCGACGAGGTGATCGTCGAGGCGATGGTGCAACTCGCCCACCGCCTGGGGCTGACCGTCACCGCGGAGTGCGTGGAGACCTCCGCGCAGGCCACCCGGCTGCGCCGGATCGGCTGCGACACCGGTCAGGGCTGGCTGTACTCACGCCCGGTCCCGCCCGACCGCATCTCCGAACTGCTCGGCACACCGGACGTTCAGGCGGGCGTCGGCAACCCGTAG
- a CDS encoding M6 family metalloprotease domain-containing protein: MCTTMSALAATSLVTVPSGPEPFSAEPCVLTRTDAHHSEGLDTWNAAYPRPTRQLDAVMVFLSFPDSHPLTTPQDLAADHFPATGRFFEQASYGKFSLRSHPVNRWIRMPRPSTAYAIQRDWTVAHRAAYLRDALAASDPHVDYSRYDIVYFVADPDAPGVDSDATKVVNLDRPMRADGTDIRRVVTVFENSPPDRLVLAHETGHVFDLPDLYHRPVDGKGDWDTHVGDWDLMGSQFALAPDLFGWHKWKLGWLEPRQVRCVQEGGPVRLTLEPLGAGPTTPVTGAAGAPSFGLGRGTKLAVVRTGTDTALAFEVRGPVGNDRAACRPGVLVYRVSSGTRSGRGPIEVIDAHPHTEACWEDSVYPPLADAPVALGESFTVPGESVRVEVEGRTASGAWTVKITTGDHTTQAS; this comes from the coding sequence ATGTGCACCACCATGTCGGCGCTGGCGGCGACATCCTTGGTGACCGTGCCGTCCGGCCCCGAGCCCTTCTCGGCGGAGCCCTGTGTGCTGACCCGGACCGACGCCCACCACTCGGAGGGCCTGGACACCTGGAACGCCGCCTACCCGCGTCCGACGCGGCAGCTCGACGCGGTGATGGTGTTCCTGTCGTTCCCCGACTCGCATCCGCTGACCACGCCCCAGGACCTGGCCGCCGACCACTTCCCGGCGACCGGCCGCTTCTTCGAGCAGGCCTCCTACGGCAAGTTCAGCCTGCGGTCGCACCCGGTGAACCGGTGGATCCGCATGCCGCGTCCGTCGACGGCGTACGCCATACAGCGCGACTGGACCGTGGCGCACCGGGCGGCCTATCTGCGGGACGCGCTCGCCGCGTCCGATCCGCACGTCGACTACTCGCGCTACGACATCGTGTACTTCGTCGCCGATCCGGACGCGCCGGGCGTGGACTCCGACGCCACGAAGGTGGTCAACCTGGACCGGCCGATGCGGGCCGACGGCACGGACATCCGGCGGGTCGTCACCGTGTTCGAGAACAGCCCGCCGGACCGGCTGGTGCTGGCGCACGAGACCGGACACGTCTTCGACCTGCCCGACCTCTACCACCGGCCGGTGGACGGCAAGGGCGACTGGGACACCCATGTCGGGGACTGGGACCTGATGGGCAGCCAGTTCGCGCTGGCGCCGGATCTCTTCGGCTGGCACAAGTGGAAGCTGGGCTGGCTGGAGCCCAGGCAGGTGCGGTGCGTGCAGGAGGGCGGTCCGGTGCGACTCACGCTGGAGCCGCTGGGGGCGGGTCCGACGACGCCGGTGACAGGGGCGGCGGGGGCGCCGTCCTTCGGGCTGGGACGCGGCACCAAGCTGGCGGTGGTGCGTACGGGGACGGACACGGCGCTGGCGTTCGAGGTCCGGGGACCGGTCGGCAACGACCGGGCGGCCTGCCGGCCGGGGGTGCTGGTCTACCGGGTGAGCAGCGGCACGCGCTCGGGGCGCGGGCCCATCGAGGTGATCGACGCCCACCCGCACACGGAGGCCTGCTGGGAGGACTCCGTCTATCCCCCGCTGGCGGACGCCCCGGTCGCCCTCGGCGAGAGCTTCACGGTCCCCGGTGAGTCCGTCCGGGTGGAGGTGGAGGGCCGCACCGCCTCGGGCGCCTGGACGGTGAAGATCACCACAGGCGACCACACGACCCAGGCGTCCTGA
- a CDS encoding maleate cis-trans isomerase family protein, giving the protein MTALGFLYPGHSAEDDYPRVEQLLGSDVRLDLVHTDVGEDVQRVDALREMGSPERLAAGLQELRLSGAEAVVWACTSGSFVHGWEGAHQQVRDLARAAGMPASSTSFGFVHALREIEARRVAVGATYPDGVAQLFAAFLRDGGAEVSGVRGSGIVTAAEAGTWGEPELFALARAADSPDADAVLLPDTALHTVAHIPALEKELGKPVLTANQVTVWEGLRLADRRVNAPELGALFTREPVVQV; this is encoded by the coding sequence ATGACCGCACTGGGATTCCTCTACCCCGGCCACTCCGCGGAGGACGACTATCCGCGCGTCGAGCAGTTGCTGGGCAGTGACGTACGCCTGGACCTGGTGCACACCGACGTCGGCGAGGACGTGCAGCGGGTGGACGCGCTGCGCGAGATGGGCTCGCCCGAACGGCTGGCGGCCGGACTCCAGGAGCTGCGGCTCTCCGGCGCCGAGGCCGTGGTGTGGGCCTGCACCAGCGGCAGCTTCGTGCACGGCTGGGAGGGCGCCCACCAGCAGGTGCGCGACCTCGCCCGGGCCGCCGGCATGCCCGCATCCTCCACCTCCTTCGGCTTCGTGCACGCGCTGCGGGAGATCGAGGCGCGGCGGGTCGCCGTCGGCGCGACCTATCCGGACGGCGTCGCCCAGCTCTTCGCCGCGTTCCTGCGGGACGGGGGAGCGGAGGTCAGCGGGGTGCGCGGCTCCGGGATCGTCACGGCGGCCGAGGCCGGCACCTGGGGCGAGCCGGAACTGTTCGCGCTGGCCCGCGCGGCCGACTCCCCGGACGCGGACGCGGTGCTGCTGCCGGACACCGCCCTGCACACCGTCGCCCACATCCCGGCCCTGGAGAAGGAGCTGGGCAAGCCCGTCCTCACCGCCAACCAGGTCACGGTCTGGGAGGGCCTGCGCCTGGCCGACCGCCGGGTCAACGCGCCCGAACTCGGCGCCCTCTTCACCCGCGAGCCGGTCGTCCAGGTGTGA
- a CDS encoding decarboxylase has protein sequence MPVEVSLGLVRPVGERVADMARQAVRGRTGAADALVLPCTDPPAYDVIPQPEAEPRIPVISANQVTRWAALRRLGTRAVGPNQALIDASARSGTVLPGQAPTVPPGQTTGPVPPDAPGEKQQEGWT, from the coding sequence GTGCCGGTCGAGGTGAGCCTCGGTCTCGTCCGGCCGGTCGGCGAGCGGGTGGCGGACATGGCGCGGCAGGCCGTCCGCGGCCGGACCGGCGCAGCGGACGCGCTGGTCCTCCCCTGCACCGACCCGCCGGCCTACGACGTGATCCCGCAGCCGGAGGCGGAACCGCGCATACCGGTCATCTCGGCCAACCAGGTGACCAGGTGGGCGGCGCTGCGCCGATTGGGTACCCGAGCGGTGGGACCGAATCAGGCGCTGATCGACGCGTCGGCGCGCTCCGGGACCGTGCTGCCGGGCCAGGCACCGACCGTGCCGCCCGGACAGACAACGGGTCCGGTGCCGCCGGACGCGCCCGGAGAGAAGCAGCAGGAAGGCTGGACATGA
- a CDS encoding D-2-hydroxyacid dehydrogenase yields MPPPTLLVLDAEPLPRLGRLTGRARIEHADESSLAARLPHADVLLVWDFTSHAVRRAWPGEGPRPRWVHTASAGVDHLLCPELAASDTVVTNARGVFEGPIAEYVAGLVLAFAKDLPRTLALQRERTWLHRETRRVAGTRACVVGSGPIGRAVAGTLRALGITTALVGRTARPGTHGPEDLDRLLSRADWVVAAAPPTEATRGMFDARRFGVMQPSAHFVNVGRGELVVEEALVRAVRERWIAGAALDVFAAEPLAPDSPLWELPGVVVSPHMSGDTVGWRDELGSQFVELFELWASGRPLVNVVDKRRGYVPGH; encoded by the coding sequence ATGCCGCCCCCCACGCTGCTCGTGCTGGACGCCGAACCGCTCCCCCGGCTCGGCAGGCTCACCGGCCGGGCGCGGATCGAGCACGCCGACGAGTCGTCGCTCGCCGCACGGCTGCCGCACGCCGACGTGCTGCTGGTGTGGGACTTCACCTCGCACGCGGTGCGCCGGGCCTGGCCGGGCGAGGGTCCCCGGCCGCGCTGGGTGCACACGGCGAGCGCCGGGGTCGACCACCTGCTCTGCCCCGAACTCGCCGCGTCCGACACCGTGGTCACCAACGCGCGCGGGGTCTTCGAGGGGCCGATCGCCGAGTACGTCGCCGGTCTCGTCCTCGCCTTCGCCAAGGACCTGCCCCGGACGCTGGCGCTGCAGCGGGAGCGGACCTGGCTGCACCGGGAGACGCGCCGGGTGGCCGGGACGCGGGCGTGCGTGGTCGGGTCCGGGCCGATCGGCCGGGCGGTGGCGGGCACGCTGCGGGCGCTCGGGATCACCACGGCACTCGTGGGGCGTACGGCGCGGCCCGGGACGCACGGCCCCGAGGACCTGGACCGGCTGCTGTCGCGCGCGGACTGGGTGGTCGCCGCGGCTCCGCCGACCGAGGCGACGCGGGGCATGTTCGACGCCCGCCGGTTCGGCGTGATGCAGCCGTCCGCGCACTTCGTCAACGTGGGCCGGGGCGAGCTGGTGGTGGAGGAGGCACTGGTCAGGGCGGTGCGCGAGCGGTGGATCGCGGGCGCGGCGCTGGACGTGTTCGCGGCCGAGCCGCTCGCGCCGGACAGCCCGCTGTGGGAGCTGCCGGGGGTGGTCGTCTCCCCGCACATGAGCGGGGACACCGTCGGCTGGCGAGACGAACTCGGTTCGCAGTTCGTGGAGTTGTTCGAGCTCTGGGCGTCGGGGAGGCCACTGGTGAACGTGGTCGACAAGCGGCGCGGGTATGTACCGGGTCACTGA
- a CDS encoding DUF3830 family protein, whose amino-acid sequence MAGRFLETCLVGREVTGVARLLDERAPIACEAV is encoded by the coding sequence GTGGCCGGCCGATTCCTCGAGACCTGCCTGGTCGGACGCGAGGTGACCGGTGTCGCCCGGCTGCTCGACGAGCGCGCGCCGATCGCCTGTGAAGCCGTCTGA
- the ehuB gene encoding ectoine/hydroxyectoine ABC transporter substrate-binding protein EhuB, which yields MAPPLQPLRRIQGTSGPSRRSLLAGVAALGALGAAGCSRVPTASTTDGGDLLDRLRAAGVVRLGIAGEIPFGYIDTDGELTGEAPELAKVIFKRLGVERVQPVPTEFGSLIPGLNSQQFDVVAAGMYVNPERCEQVIFSDPDYQMLDSFIVRKGNPLGLRTYQDVVEKKAKFATGTGYAEIAYAVEAGYKESDILIVPDQVAGLNAVEAGRVDVFAGTALTTREVVKKSSKAEVTEAFKPIVDGEPHVDGGAFAFRPTETKLRDAFNAELAKLKESGELLRILRPFGFTEDEMTDLTAKELCGG from the coding sequence ATGGCTCCACCACTTCAACCACTGAGACGAATACAAGGGACCTCCGGACCCTCGCGTCGGTCGCTGCTCGCGGGGGTCGCGGCGCTCGGCGCACTGGGTGCCGCGGGCTGCTCACGGGTGCCGACCGCCTCGACGACCGACGGCGGCGACCTGCTCGACCGGCTCAGGGCGGCGGGCGTGGTCCGGCTGGGCATCGCGGGTGAGATCCCGTTCGGGTACATCGACACGGACGGTGAACTGACCGGCGAGGCACCGGAGCTGGCCAAGGTCATCTTCAAACGGCTGGGGGTGGAGCGGGTGCAGCCCGTGCCCACGGAGTTCGGCTCCCTCATACCCGGGCTGAACTCGCAGCAGTTCGACGTCGTGGCGGCGGGGATGTACGTCAATCCCGAGCGCTGTGAGCAGGTCATCTTCTCCGACCCCGACTACCAGATGCTCGACTCGTTCATCGTCCGCAAGGGCAACCCGCTGGGGCTGCGCACCTACCAGGACGTGGTCGAGAAGAAGGCGAAGTTCGCCACCGGCACCGGCTACGCGGAGATCGCGTACGCCGTGGAGGCCGGCTACAAGGAGAGCGACATCCTGATCGTCCCCGATCAGGTCGCCGGCCTGAACGCCGTCGAGGCCGGACGTGTCGATGTCTTCGCCGGAACCGCCCTCACCACCCGCGAGGTGGTCAAGAAGTCCAGCAAGGCGGAGGTCACCGAGGCCTTCAAGCCCATCGTCGACGGCGAACCGCACGTCGACGGGGGCGCGTTCGCCTTCCGGCCCACCGAGACCAAGCTGCGCGACGCGTTCAACGCCGAGCTGGCGAAGCTCAAGGAGAGCGGCGAACTGCTGCGCATCCTCAGGCCGTTCGGGTTCACCGAGGACGAGATGACCGATCTGACCGCGAAGGAGCTGTGCGGCGGATGA